The Cicer arietinum cultivar CDC Frontier isolate Library 1 chromosome 1, Cicar.CDCFrontier_v2.0, whole genome shotgun sequence genome contains the following window.
TCATGGCCTTGTTTTGAAGCAGGGATTCTCTTCTGAAACATATGTTTGCAATGCACTAGTGACATTATATTCTGGTTTGGGAAATTTGATATCTGCAGTGCAGGTTTTTAATGCAATGTCACAGAGGGATCGAGTTTCGTATAACTCACTCATCTCGGGTCTAGCTCAACAAGGATATAATGATAGAGCTTTAAAGTTGTTTAAGGAAATGCATCTTGAATGCTTAAAGCCTGACTGTGTTACGATTGCTAGTCTTTTAAGTGGCTGTTCATCAACTCAGTCTCTTCTGATTGGAAAACAATTCCACTCGTATGCGATAAAGGCTGGAATGACTTCAGACATTGTCGTGGAAGGGTCACTGCTTGATCTTTATGTAAAATGCTCGGATATAAAAACTGCgcattatttttttgttgcatcTGACACTGAAAATGTGGTGCTGTGGAATGTGATGCTTGTAGCTTATGGCCAGTTAGACAAGCTAAACGAGTCGTTTCAAATATTTACGCAGATGCAGATAGAAGGCATTGTACCTAATCAATTCACCTATCCAAGTATTTTGAAAACTTGCACTACTTTGGGAGCTCTTGATCTAGGGGAACAAATTCACACTCAAGTATTGAAAACCGGCTTTCAGTTCAATGTGTATGTCTCTAGTGTGCTTATTGACATGTATGCTAAACATGGAAAACTAGATACTGCCCTGAAAATCTTTAGAAGACTAAAAGAAAATGATGTTGTTTCGTGGACAGCTATGATTGCCGGGTACACACAACATGATAAGTTTGCTGAAGCTCTTGACCTCTTTAGAGAAATGCAAGATCAAGGGATACAATCTGATAATATAGGATTTGCAAGTGCAATAAGTGCATGCGCAGGTCTCCTAGCACTTGATCAAGGACGACAGATTCAAGCACAGTCACATGTATCTGGTTACTCAGATGATCTTTCAATTGGTAATGCACTTGTTAGTCTTTATGCTAGGTGTGGAAAAGTACGAGAAGCATACTTTGcttttggtcaaatattttccaaAGATAATATATCATGGAACTCATTGATATCTGGTTTTGCTCAAAGTGGATATTTTGAGGAAGCACTGAATATATTTGCTCAAATGAATAAAGCTGGACTAGAAATTAATTCATTCACATTTGGCTCGTCGGTTAGTGCTGCCGCCAATGTTACTAATGTTAGACTAGGGAAGCAAATTCATGCCATGATTAGAAAAACTGGCTATGATTCAGAAACCGAGGTTTCTAATGCTTTGATCACGCTATACTCAAAATGTGGTTGTATTGATGACGCCGAGAGACAGTTCTTTGAAATGCCCAACAAAAACCAGGTTTCGTGGACTGCCATGATTACTGGTTATTCCCAACACGGTTGTGGATTTGAAGCGCTAAGCCTTTTTGAGGATATGAAATGGTTTGATGTATTGCCAAGCCATGTCACCTTTGTGGGAGTTTTATCGGCATGTAGTCATGTGGGTTTGGTGGATGAGGGAATTGGCTACTTCCGATCAATGAGCGAAGCTCATAATTTGGTGCCAAAACCTGAACATTATGCATGTGTCGTAGATCTTCTTGGGAGGTCTGGTCTTTTAAGCCGTGCAAGGAGGTTTGTTGAGGAGATGCCAATTCAACCGGATGCAATGGTGTG
Protein-coding sequences here:
- the LOC101493117 gene encoding pentatricopeptide repeat-containing protein At4g13650, which encodes MLITRRQPMVSSLFFLRFYSLPFKFNYQHFPTKPISNYHKLLSGNLSFAAFSNTALNYAHNYNELPEKENEVDAGGISFLHLMEERGVRANSQTFLWLLEGCLNSGSFSDGWKLHGKILKMGFYAEVILCERLMDFYLAFGDLDNAVKMFDEMSVRSLSCWNKILHRFVADKLTGCVTRLFQRMMKENVEPDEKTFAGVLRGCSGTAVYFRFVEQIHAKTITHGFETSPFICNPLIDIYFKNGFLKSAKKVFDNLKVKDSVSWVAMISGLSQNGYEEEAMLLFCQMHTSGICCTPYILSSVLSACTKVGFFNLGEQLHGLVLKQGFSSETYVCNALVTLYSGLGNLISAVQVFNAMSQRDRVSYNSLISGLAQQGYNDRALKLFKEMHLECLKPDCVTIASLLSGCSSTQSLLIGKQFHSYAIKAGMTSDIVVEGSLLDLYVKCSDIKTAHYFFVASDTENVVLWNVMLVAYGQLDKLNESFQIFTQMQIEGIVPNQFTYPSILKTCTTLGALDLGEQIHTQVLKTGFQFNVYVSSVLIDMYAKHGKLDTALKIFRRLKENDVVSWTAMIAGYTQHDKFAEALDLFREMQDQGIQSDNIGFASAISACAGLLALDQGRQIQAQSHVSGYSDDLSIGNALVSLYARCGKVREAYFAFGQIFSKDNISWNSLISGFAQSGYFEEALNIFAQMNKAGLEINSFTFGSSVSAAANVTNVRLGKQIHAMIRKTGYDSETEVSNALITLYSKCGCIDDAERQFFEMPNKNQVSWTAMITGYSQHGCGFEALSLFEDMKWFDVLPSHVTFVGVLSACSHVGLVDEGIGYFRSMSEAHNLVPKPEHYACVVDLLGRSGLLSRARRFVEEMPIQPDAMVWRTLLSACNVHKNIDIGEFAASHLLELEPKDSATYVLLSNMYAVSGKWGCRDRTRQMMKDRGVKKEPGRSWIEVNNSVHAFFAGDQNHPRADMIYEYIRNLDFLAAENGYVPQCNSLLSDVEIRQKDPTEIIHSEKLAIAFGLLSLSSSTPIYVFKNLRVCGDCHNWIKHVSKISDRVIIVRDSYRFHHFNVGICSCKDYW